The window TAGGATACCTCGACCTGATTTAGGACCCATCAGAAATTTTATGCGGTTCATTTGGGATAATGAAAGAAAAGCACTTCTCGATAGAACGGCACGAGAATGGGGTAATATAATTGGGGACACACCTAAGCTACTAactctcttttcaatatttctttatagtaaattaagtttcaataattttgtaattactCTCACTCGTGCTTTAAAAAGCTCTGTTTTTTTTTGCCAATTAAAATGGCTTAAGAGAAGTTAGATACTCGCAGCAGGCATAGGCAATAATATCCCCTAAATGTATTGTATCAATTTAGCTCCATCCGGGTTTTTTGTCTTTCATAGAGGAACATGTTCCTTGAAACCATGTAACGACTGTTAAAAATTTCAGGTCAGCTAGGAATATTCTACTTGTGCTTCTATACTGTTTTGGCATCAATATTCGCAGTGCAAATGAAGATTAGTGTAGACTACGTTTCTCAGTTAGATAAACCGTTTTTCGATTACACAACAACAGGATCTCTAGTTGGGCAGAGTATCTCAATTTTTCGTTCTCCCTGGAAATTCAGCAGTCCAGGTATGCCAACATGtacattgttaagaaaaataaaggagCTAAGAATTATTTCATAGTATAAACAATATTAGATTAAATGTAAATTATCATTTTGTACATTATACGCAAATtggtattattattgttgtaacataatttcttaaaaaattacttacGAAGCTCATATAAGATTTACTACATTTCCAAGGTCTAAATTCTTGCAATTAATAACGTTCGAAGTCCGTGGATGTGAGTAGCGTTTTTTTGAAAGAGTGCTTTGAGATTTTGTCAGCAACGTTAGTAACAGTCTTTAGAGTCCTCATAAAGCTCTCTACAATACTAAAGAAATGTTGGAACATTCTTCTAAAAAGCACTAGACTCTTCCAAAAGGTCTAACACTCATAAGCAGAGATCCAAAATAACagtagttttaaattttctttggaaAAAAgtcattaaataaaaattgatttttatttaaatggaagccaGTTATCATCAAATCTCAAAGAAATTTcttaaaagattaaataattaaaaaaatatttatttttaatttctctgaTTACGACTAACCATtatgaatgattaaaaaaaaatttggctaCCAGTAACCATTATGATGACggaattttaattttggtttcAGTAACCAATACAAACTTAGAGCATATACCTATACTAAGAATACAAATGACCAGAATTATTTTTGGTTACCAGCAACTATTATCAATgacggaaattttattttggttaccaaTATCGacgacaaattttttttctggacACATTCGATGATtgtaaattattgttattaacattAATAATAACTAGTCTTCACTGAcaacatgaaaaaaaaatgaattataaaacttatatattttatgaagcgaaaaaaaaaacggtaaatTATACTACAATATCTTTTATCCTATTCtttgtttcatatattttcataccgtttttttgcttaataaaatatataagttttataatttttttcttcatattgtCAGTGAATACTAAGTATCAGTAATGATATTAACAATAATCGACAAtgtaaccagaaaaaaattgccGTCGATATTGGTACGTGTAATCGGTAACCGAAATAAAATTTCCGTCATTGATAATGGTACTTACTGGTAACAAAAAAATCCGGTCATTTGTATTGGAATTACTGGAACCAAAGTTAAATTTCTATCATCGATAATGATTGCCggtaatcaattttttttttaatcattcataATGTTTAGTCATAATCAAAATCATTCAattaaagatattaactctTATATCATAACTTTTAAGATTTGTCTTATAACAGTTATGATGTCTGCTCATAAGCGCTAAATAGCAGCCGTTACGAAGTTCATTTCAAGAGATTGTATAAAGCGTAGATACAAAagcatatgtatatttattaagtAAAGTATTCTTTAAAGGAATAGCCATTAAACCAAGAAGCGTGACGGCTACGTCGCCCATCATTTTGGTGAATAACTCGAATGTCAGTGCCAGACCAAAAAGATACATTCGAGCCCTGACTGATTTTTTGCAAGGTACTTCCACATTCTTATATTACCCTCGTCCCTCGATTTACGCGACACTTTCCTAATTCGGGTTTTTTACGCGgtacataaataattaattcctccGTTTATGCTCTGCTCTTTATGCGCAGCTTCAGTttgaccaccttggccaggtcaagaaatatcgcatctttgagGATTtatttctaacaagggaagatcccgaactcgaaaattcaaaaaattctgaaactttgtgaatatgtaggggatttcctcctgattacaacgcaatttttgtttgctgcccaaattcactcgaagggggtgaaattaacccccgaaaattcggctattttccgattttgtgttataactcgcgaaatataagagatagaaaaaaaggttccggtttaaaagtcgatttttttttatttaatttttcgaatgttaaccttttaggaatacttgtttaaaaggatttgttaaaagtcgtaatattcccgaagttataggcatttgagtagcggcaaatgcatgggtaaaactttaaacgcgcttttctcgaaacagtattctcaaaacggtggggccaaaagttattatccgattcgactgaaactttttttattttaaagaatatacttctggctaggagagaaatcagaaaaaaatacaaaaattgaaaatttataattttcgaaggcgttgaaaggacgaaaaatataggggaaaagtgatttcaaacttcaagtgtcgttattttcttaaaaaatgtaatttttgtaatttttatagtcCTCACCCTCTCCCCAGCCAGAAGtagatattcttcaaaataaaaaaagtttcagtcgaatcagataataacttttggggatacaggtcccaccgatttggattaattttttgacgccttgactttaacgacttcccagtgccgtctgtaataattaattataaaacaaaaaatatatttctgtaatttaagacatccttaatacaatgcaaaacgtcccattaaattacatatagtagttttcctttaattaattcctaaacatcacctatttttttggactctagaccggaacctccccttaaatgaagaaattttgcCTTCCCCAGCATTTTTTtaatcgctcaaaatttgtccaAATTCTTTGCTACGCTCTGTACTTCTTCTTCTTACTTTAAATAAGATACTTATCTGCGAGAAGGCATTCATCATATTTCTCAATTTAGAGTacaataaaaacaaatcaaACTATGATGTAAATTGTGGGAATGGAAATTTTCAATCGAACCACAGTGAAGAAAAACCTTGCTTTTTTGACATAAAAAACCTTGGGGCTTGTAGCAGACCTCCGTATGGCTACGCTGCACCCTTACAACCTTGTGTCCTTATTAAATTCAATAAAGTAATTTCGCACAACAGTTAAGCATTCTGTCCAGTTACAAACCACTGTAAATTATTGTATAGTAAAGCCATATACGTACATGTGTTGTAGAGGTTCGATTGGGCGCCAAAATATTACAATCAATCTTCAACTTTACCAGAGGACATGCCAGCTAACTTGAAGAAAGCGGTACAACAGTCTAAAAAGGTTTACCCATAGCAACTTCCAGTACTATTGCCAATATCTGCTTCAATAGATAGTAAATTTATCTGACACTTAAAGAAAGTACAGAATGTTTCTGTAATTTGATTAAATGCTTTATATTAAAGGGTAACACCCCACGTTGATAGGCCAAAAACTGTAAGATAACGttggaggtgattttaaaacaatttataaactgtattaaaaatgtaacataagggtgctataatatgtataaataagAACAAAACAAATTCagatctttcgaataaaaaatagcgGCACGAGTCATTTCGTGGTGGAATCTTTCACGTCCACGCCGTTGGacctggaaaaatattgatttttgaagAACTCAAGATCATTTgaaaacaattctttttttgttagaaaatttcTTACAGAAATGTTAACTACAAAAcgagttttcaatattttgcaaAAATCATGGGTACTTCTCTATTATTTAGTATGTAGATTCCAAAACTTTGTCTTTTTGTTCTAGACCCAACGGCGTGGACGTGAAAAATTCCACCacggatttttatttaaaaaaaaaatctttttttatacgTACCATAAGAACTTTATGTtacgtttttaataaagttcataaGTTTCTTTAAAGTCACCTAGAAAGTTATCCTACCATTTTTGGTTTATCACCGTGGCATTacccctctaaaggttaaggcttaagggggaatcctggTATAACTATAGCtagaaaatcgaggcattttcgagaattttttgtAAAGGAAGTGTTTaatcgatctttctgaaacttagAGGATATTGCATTGTCAGATTAAggcaaataaacaatttttttttattaaaaaagaattacaaataacagagttacaagggcttatgcccagtccgtgGGTGATGCGACTGTTCCACGGCGGACACCGTAGCGTCTACTGTATTCATTAAaacctaaaaattaaaaaaaaatcatttagttTATCAGTGTACGCACAAAAGCCATCTATTCGTaagttaaaagatgcaaaattgaaTAAATGGCGGTCTCTTGAAAAGAAGTTGACTtttttcgaattaaattttgccttaaatgcgCAAAATagctatttatttaaacaatatcattagcTGAAAGCTAACTAAGCtgagagaaaaacgcgtttaaacttttCTGGTATCCTCTGCGTCACCTGCTGCTCCGTGGCAAATCTGGCTATGACCGctgtaatttttcgaatttcggtctgcggctttgggagcatattttcgtaaatttcgtaaaaatttaactattgatttatgcaaataaaaaatcgatttttttttcgacccgctacaccaggctcttCCCTTAAGCGGTAGCATGGAATGCGCATTTAAATATACACTATTGCAGTTTTACATTTGGCTGTCATGCGATGGAGCGAATAACGTCGATAAGGAGCACATCGGAGAAGTAGAATATATACCAAGTCCTGGATTTCCCGTTGAATATTTCCCGTTCACTGGACAGCCAGATTATCTGTCCCCCATTGTTGCGTTACGATTCAAGAATTTAACACGTAAGATAAGTCCATGTTTCTCAAAACAAGATATACTGATAGGCAATTGCTACACGCATCGGTTTCATAATTATCACAGCAGATAGACTGGTTACTGTGGAGTGCAACTTATGGGCGGCCAACATCGAGCAACATTCCCGTTACTCATTGGACTTTCAAATAATAATAGGTAAATGGGGAACAATTGATTAATTACATGCTCGTTCGTGCAACTATTTGGCGAAAAATAATTCttagaatttaatttattcaatttctagAGTTAAGTAGGTACTACTGGTAAGGATTTCTTATTCTAACCGTGCATATATTTTATATGTGCTACATCCtgatattttattatctacatatatAGATAGTTGACAGACCCGAAATTTCGGTTGGAATAATTCAGGGGGTGAAATAATTTATGTGACGAATTGAAAATAATACTAACAGTGAAGAGT is drawn from Andrena cerasifolii isolate SP2316 chromosome 8, iyAndCera1_principal, whole genome shotgun sequence and contains these coding sequences:
- the LOC143372309 gene encoding sodium/potassium-transporting ATPase subunit beta-1-like isoform X2, yielding MSIILHDEAYYASRIPRPDLGPIRNFMRFIWDNERKALLDRTAREWGQLGIFYLCFYTVLASIFAVQMKISVDYVSQLDKPFFDYTTTGSLVGQSISIFRSPWKFSSPGIAIKPRSVTATSPIILVNNSNVSARPKRYIRALTDFLQEYNKNKSNYDVNCGNGNFQSNHSEEKPCFFDIKNLGACSRPPYGYAAPLQPCVLIKFNKRFDWAPKYYNQSSTLPEDMPANLKKAVQQSKKFYIWLSCDGANNVDKEHIGEVEYIPSPGFPVEYFPFTGQPDYLSPIVALRFKNLTPDRLVTVECNLWAANIEQHSRYSLDFQIIIDS
- the LOC143372309 gene encoding sodium/potassium-transporting ATPase subunit beta-like isoform X1, which codes for MSIILHDEAYYASRIPRPDLGPIRNFMRFIWDNERKALLDRTAREWGQLGIFYLCFYTVLASIFAVQMKISVDYVSQLDKPFFDYTTTGSLVGQSISIFRSPWKFSSPGIAIKPRSVTATSPIILVNNSNVSARPKRYIRALTDFLQEYNKNKSNYDVNCGNGNFQSNHSEEKPCFFDIKNLGACSRPPYGYAAPLQPCVLIKFNKRFDWAPKYYNQSSTLPEDMPANLKKAVQQSKKFYIWLSCDGANNVDKEHIGEVEYIPSPGFPVEYFPFTGQPDYLSPIVALRFKNLTPDRLVTVECNLWAANIEQHSRYSLDFQIIIGKWGTID
- the LOC143372309 gene encoding sodium/potassium-transporting ATPase subunit beta-1-like isoform X3, which encodes MKISVDYVSQLDKPFFDYTTTGSLVGQSISIFRSPWKFSSPGIAIKPRSVTATSPIILVNNSNVSARPKRYIRALTDFLQEYNKNKSNYDVNCGNGNFQSNHSEEKPCFFDIKNLGACSRPPYGYAAPLQPCVLIKFNKRFDWAPKYYNQSSTLPEDMPANLKKAVQQSKKFYIWLSCDGANNVDKEHIGEVEYIPSPGFPVEYFPFTGQPDYLSPIVALRFKNLTPDRLVTVECNLWAANIEQHSRYSLDFQIIIGKWGTID